The sequence CAGAACAACTGCCCAGCGAGGAAAACGTATATAAATACCCTGCCCTTCGCAGCAAGCAAAGCTCAAAAGACTTGCCTATTCAACTCCACGGGGTTGTGGTCTAGCTTGGTATGATACGCGCCCGGGGCGCGCGTGGTCGGGGGTTCGAATCCTCCCAACCCCACTTTCTTGTTCTTCCCTTCTGAACTCACCCCTTGCTTTTTTTAAAGCTACGCCTAAAACGTAGTAGCTTGGCCTTTTACAATCCCAAAAGAAACCTGCTTTGTTAAAAAAAAATGCTTTGGCACGCTTCGAGAACCCGCAAGCCATCAACGCCTTCGTCTCCTGCTCGTAGACGCAATAACCCCTCCTCGTTTCTGCGTTGTTCCGCCTTCTGAACGAACAGCGCGCGACTCCTCTGTCTTCCCTGTGTTCTTTGAGAGCAAATCCGTCTGCTTGGCTAGACGAGAAACAGCGTCCTCAACCTCCTTTTCAGAAACCTTAGCGCGGCGCGCCCTCACGTTACGCTTCTGCTCGCGCAAAGCATCTTGGTAGGGATCTTTTGTCCGAGAAACAAAGAAAATAATGAACGCCATGCCAATAACGAGCACCACAACAACAATGAAGGCAAGCGTCGACGCAGGACTCTCTATCCGCTTCTTCTCTGGCTTTAAACGAACGTCCTCCTCATCAGCAACACCACTGCCGCTCACACCCCCTGCCTTGACAACATCATTGCGCTCCTGTTCTGGTTGACCACGCTTGTCAACACTTCCACGCTCAGAAGCGGATTCCTCCTCCTTACCAAACCCTTCTCCCGTCTCATCTCCCGACCCTTCGCTCTCAACCACGCCTTCAACGTCTTCTTCCCCGCCAACAACCTGTCCGCTCTCATCTCCCGATGCTTCAAGCGACGCAACATGCAACGACATCGTACGCAGCACGACCTCCAACGTCACCGCAGTCTCCGGCTCGCCATCTTTATCCACATCAAAGAGTCGCGGCTCGCCTTCATACAAGCGCTCACGCACCCCTCCGTCAACCTTCATGTCCGCATACTGCACGCCTTTCGTGTGATCCATGAGCGGGGGGAACAAGAGCAAATCCATCACGAACTCACGCCCCTCCTTGATGAGTTTCAACTCGACGTGATCTTTCCCTCGAACACCCTCAACAACCGCTTCCTCTTCCAAAGGAAGATTCACTTTATAAATCCAGTATTTGGATGTCCCTCCGACATAGAACTTCTCAACAGGATCTTTTTGCGCAGCCGCTGGTGACACGCTGAACACGCGCTCTTCTGAAGAGAGCGATGCTCCATCGTTCTCACACGCCACGCTCCAAACATGCTCCCCTGGAGAGATTGAAACGATAAACTCTCTTGAACGTCCCGCTTCGACACCGCCGTACGTTTTCCAAACATCCCCATCAACAAGTAAGGAACAGGAAAACAAACCTTCCGTGCCGTCGATTTGAAAAATAAACGACTGCTCTGCCTCAACAAACTCAAACTGGTTAGAAGGCGATTTTAGAAGAATACTTCCCTGCGTCCCTTGTGCCACGACGACGTGCACAAACAACCCGGCACTGCATACCAGCAACGCCAACAACCACGACACTCGCGCCATACCCTTTTGAAGCAACACCACCTATATAAAACTTCTCTTTGATATAAAATATTCTCCTTGCTCGTCACCGCCTCTTCAGAACAGTTCAGGAACCTTCAAGAGAACACCGCTACACCCCTCGAACAATCCTGCTCACGTGCTCAAGCTTTTCCACTCGCAACACGTGGTCAACAAAACTCTCGACTTTGCTCTCATGGCTCACCAAGATGAGCTGGGATACCTTCAACTCGGAGAGCACTTCCCGCAACCTATCAAGCTGCTCAGCACTAAACCCGTCTGTTGGTTCATCGAGGATGAGCAAGCCCCTTGTTTTGACAGACGACATAAACTGACTAATTACTGAATTAAGTGCTAAGCGGTACGCAAGCGCCACGGCACTGCGCTCACCCCCAGAAAGATGCGCCACGTCAGTTTCAAAACCGTTTTGCTCGACACAAGGAGAAAAGTGTTCGTCCAAACGAACACCTAAAACACTTTCATCAATGAGCATTGAGAACCACCGCTTGAAGTACGCGTTAAACTCGTGGTAAATACTCATGAGCAACTGGCGCTCGATGACGAAGATGACATTCTGAAACACGCCTTGCAGCCACTGCCGCAGCAAACGATGCTCCTCGACTTCCTTTTTGAGCGATTGCATGCGTTCTTGCAGCAACTCCAGCCTTTTCAGCTGTTCTTCTAGCAATGCCGCCTCTCGCTCAAGCCCCGCCCTGCGCCCTGCAACCTCTCTGCGCTCCTGCTCAACCTTTTCAACCTCTTGCCGCAAGGCACTCAACTCACCTTTTATTTCAGGTAACGCAGCGAGTTTTTTCTCAACACTCGCAACGTCCTTCTCCTTCTCTTTGCAGGCCTTCTCCAAGAGAGCGCACGCCTCGGCCAGCAAGCGCAACCGTTTCTTTTTCTCCTCGAGCGACTTGAGTTGAATTGCAAAAACCCGTTCCTCCTCCTGCGCTTTTTGCACTTGCTGCAATTCTTCTTCCAGCTCCTCAACACGCTCTCTCGCGGCACGCATTTTCTTCTCAATCTTTTCCAAGTTCCTTGCCGCCTTCTCCAAAAGCAGCTCTTGTTTTTCAACTACGCGTTGGCGATGCTCTTCAGGAACGTTCTGCAAACACGTTGGACATGAAGAAACAGTCTTAATACGCTCAATAACTCGCCTGCACTGATCAATCCGTTCCTCGTGTTTCGCTCTGCTCTCTTCAATCTGCACAAGCGCGTGGCGCACCTTCGCCAGCGCCTCACGCACCGCCTCTCCACTTCTCACCTTCCTCTTCGCAGGCCTCTTCGGCTCCCCTTGTTCCTTGAGCAAACCAAGAAGATCATCATGTTCCTTTTTCTTTCTAACAAGCTCTTCGCGCAAGGAACGAACTTCCCCTTTCAAGACCTCACACTTCGTCCTTACATCATTATGCAAGAACGACTGTTTCTCCAACTCCGCCTGCCGCTTTTTCAACTCAGCAACTTTTTTCGCGAGCACGCCCTCGCGCTGAACAACCTTCAACACCTCTTTGCGAGCCGCATCAAGCCGCTTCTCAGCCGGCTTGAGCTCTTCAACTTGCCGCTCAAGAACACTCAATTGGCCCTCCAACACATCCCCCTGCCCTTTCAGCGCTCTGGCAACCATGATCGCATTCTCGTTTACACGCTTGTACTTGTCCAAATCAAAGATTTTACGCAACGTCTCAAGACGCTCCTCTGGCTTCTCGCTCAAAATCCTGTTCATCTCCTGCTGTGGCGTGTAAACGGTATAGCGAAATAAGAGCGACTTGCTCTTCGCCAAAAGCCCCTCAGGATACCCTAGCAAGGAGAGGATTCTGCTCTTCAACTCCACGGCTGTCGCCTCTTCACGAACCCCGTCAACGATGAGAAACCCAGCACCTTGCGTGACGCTCCCACCAGAACGCTTCAATCCTCGACGAACAACAACCTCCCGGCCATCTACTTCAAATGCGAGTTCAACCCAGCCTTGTTGGGCGCCGTGCCGAAGAAGCGCAGCACCAGAAACCTCACCGCGCAAAATCCCAAACAAAGCAAACTCAATAGCAAGCAAAATAGTTGACTTTCCAGAACCCACATCCCCTGAGAGAATGACCGAGCCCTCAGGGAAAGAAACCTCCTCATCAACGTACGACCGGATATTCCTCAACCGCAACGAACGAAGCATCATGTTACCAAAAGAAAACAAGAAAGACTACATAAGTATTTTTATTTTACCGCCTACGCGTCATCGTACGGAGCGAACAAGCCCTCAACAAAACAAGAGAACGCAACAAAGAAAAAAAATACCTAGCCCCGCCCAGATTCGAACTGGGGTCACCGGATATCTCCAATTCCTGAATGAATTGCCAGAGTCCGGTATGATTGGCCACTACACTACGGGGCTGCACAAAAAGACAGCAGGGAAAACACGCCTCTGTGCCTAAAAACTGCTTTGGGAAGAACACCAACTTCTTTAAAAGCGTTACGAACGCTTCACCTAGAAAAAAAACAAGAAAAAAACAAAGGAAACTGCCCCGGCCGGGATTTGAACCCGGGTCGCCGCCTCGAGAGGGCGGAATGATTGACCGGACTACACTACCAGGGCACACCAAAAAAATTGAATAAAAGCGCTTTGGATGCTTGAACAACAAATCCAACGCGCTGCAGATGGGCTCAGAGGGATTTGAACCCCCGACCTATCGGTTACCATCCCTGAACTGGATGGCTCCGTCGAGCCAACTCAGGTTAAGAGCCGATTGCTCTAGCCAGACTGAGCTATGAGCCCACAACACAACCAACACATCACTGCCAAGTCACCAGCGGATGACAACCAACCTATTTATATAGGTTTCGTGTGCTTCCCGCAAGGCACAAGCGAACATTAAAACTTTAAAAAACAAAGAAAACACCCGTTCCTGAAGGGAAACGAGAGGAACAACAAAAACCGTCCTGGCGAACAAGCCGCAGTCGCATAACCTGGTATTGCGCCAGCCTCGAGAGCTGGTCCCTTACGGGATTCCCGGTTCGAATCCGGGCTGCGGCGTAACCTTTTTTAATAAGAAGCCCCTAAGGGCCTCCAACCATGCACTACTTCAACAACTTCACCTTCTTCGGCCTCATTGCAGTGGGCATTGCCTTCCTTGCAGGAACATTCGAGCAGAACACCACCTCCCTCGTCGCTCTCAGCATCGGAACCGCCCTCCTCGTCCTCGGCGTCATCTTCGCCCATGGAGAGATGTGGTGACGAAAAGGACACGCTCACAGTAACGCATACCACGCATGTTCTGCCTGACTCAACACCACCC is a genomic window of Candidatus Woesearchaeota archaeon containing:
- a CDS encoding SMC family ATPase encodes the protein MLRSLRLRNIRSYVDEEVSFPEGSVILSGDVGSGKSTILLAIEFALFGILRGEVSGAALLRHGAQQGWVELAFEVDGREVVVRRGLKRSGGSVTQGAGFLIVDGVREEATAVELKSRILSLLGYPEGLLAKSKSLLFRYTVYTPQQEMNRILSEKPEERLETLRKIFDLDKYKRVNENAIMVARALKGQGDVLEGQLSVLERQVEELKPAEKRLDAARKEVLKVVQREGVLAKKVAELKKRQAELEKQSFLHNDVRTKCEVLKGEVRSLREELVRKKKEHDDLLGLLKEQGEPKRPAKRKVRSGEAVREALAKVRHALVQIEESRAKHEERIDQCRRVIERIKTVSSCPTCLQNVPEEHRQRVVEKQELLLEKAARNLEKIEKKMRAARERVEELEEELQQVQKAQEEERVFAIQLKSLEEKKKRLRLLAEACALLEKACKEKEKDVASVEKKLAALPEIKGELSALRQEVEKVEQERREVAGRRAGLEREAALLEEQLKRLELLQERMQSLKKEVEEHRLLRQWLQGVFQNVIFVIERQLLMSIYHEFNAYFKRWFSMLIDESVLGVRLDEHFSPCVEQNGFETDVAHLSGGERSAVALAYRLALNSVISQFMSSVKTRGLLILDEPTDGFSAEQLDRLREVLSELKVSQLILVSHESKVESFVDHVLRVEKLEHVSRIVRGV